A stretch of DNA from Dehalococcoidia bacterium:
GGACCTGTCGCGCCTGCAGGCGCAGGTGGGAGGGGGATGTGGTCGCGGCAGCCTGCGGTCGGTCCAGGTGACGTACACGGTGCCGCTCCAGGATCTGGTCTACGTGCCCTTTCTGCGCCTACCCGGCGAGCTGACCATGTCGGCAAACGCGACACATATGGTGGAGCAGTACCGGTCGCGGTAGGGGGCAGCGACATGGGAGGACGGAATTCGGTGGTCATGCCGGCGGCGCCGGTAGAGCAGGGCCACGGCCAGCGGCGGGGGGGCGCGGGAGCATGAGGCGGGAGCGAAAGCCTGGGGCCTGGGCCCAGCGGGGGCAAGTGCTGGCCCTCATGGCGGTGCTCATGATCGGCATCGTGGCAGCGGTGGGGCTCGCCGTCGATGCGGGCCTCGTCTTCTCGGCCCGGCGCAAGCTGCAGGGGGTGGCCGATGCGGCGGCGACGGCGGGCGCCCAGCAGATCGATGTGAACGTGTACCGCCAGAGCAACGGCCAGGTGGTGCAGCTGGACCCCAGCACGGCATATTCGGCTGCCGTGGCGAGGGTCCAGGCGTCGCCCCTGGTGACCAGCTACACGGTGCGGGTGACGACCGGCCGGGTGGAGGTGACGGTGAGGGG
This window harbors:
- a CDS encoding pilus assembly protein TadG-related protein, whose amino-acid sequence is MRRERKPGAWAQRGQVLALMAVLMIGIVAAVGLAVDAGLVFSARRKLQGVADAAATAGAQQIDVNVYRQSNGQVVQLDPSTAYSAAVARVQASPLVTSYTVRVTTGRVEVTVRGPVRLAFLPAVLPIARSVQVGASAWALPRYGIAGTGQ